A single region of the Bacteroides luhongzhouii genome encodes:
- a CDS encoding BRO-N domain-containing protein: MTKQQALKLFEEKKVRTVWDDEQEKWYFSIVDVVAVLTDSPNPNNYWKVLKHRLRKEGNESVTNCNQLKLESSDGKKYKTDVADTEQLLRLIQSIPSPKAEPFKLWMAQVASERLNQIQDPELSIEQALQDYKRLGYSDNWINQRLKSIEIRKDLTDEWKKRGLQEGVQFATLTDVIYQTWSDMTSKEYKQLKGLKKENLRDNMTNKELVLNMLAELSTKEISEISDPETFNDHMDIAQQGGEVARNARLELEAKTGKRVISPLNAKSGMLLKGKSEYELKDGLKDEPKDE, translated from the coding sequence ATGACTAAACAACAAGCATTAAAGCTCTTTGAGGAAAAAAAAGTACGTACGGTATGGGATGATGAACAAGAGAAGTGGTATTTTTCGATAGTAGATGTGGTAGCTGTTCTGACAGACAGTCCAAATCCCAATAATTATTGGAAAGTGCTAAAACACAGACTTAGAAAAGAAGGAAATGAGTCAGTTACAAATTGTAACCAACTGAAATTGGAGTCAAGTGATGGCAAGAAATATAAAACCGATGTCGCCGACACCGAACAGCTTCTCCGCCTTATCCAATCCATACCCTCCCCAAAAGCAGAACCTTTTAAATTATGGATGGCTCAAGTTGCCAGTGAACGGCTCAATCAAATACAAGACCCCGAATTATCCATCGAACAGGCTCTACAAGATTATAAACGTCTGGGATATTCCGACAATTGGATTAACCAACGTTTAAAATCAATTGAAATCCGTAAGGACCTTACTGACGAATGGAAAAAACGAGGTCTGCAAGAAGGTGTTCAATTTGCCACATTAACGGATGTAATCTATCAGACCTGGTCGGATATGACATCTAAAGAGTACAAACAATTGAAAGGATTGAAAAAAGAAAACCTACGAGATAATATGACCAATAAAGAATTGGTATTAAATATGCTTGCCGAACTTTCTACTAAAGAAATATCCGAAATCAGCGATCCCGAAACATTCAATGACCACATGGATATTGCTCAACAAGGTGGAGAAGTAGCCCGCAATGCCCGACTGGAACTGGAGGCTAAAACGGGCAAGAGAGTAATCTCTCCTCTTAATGCAAAAAGTGGTATGCTACTGAAAGGCAAATCTGAATACGAATTGAAAGACGGATTGAAAGATGAACCGAAAGATGAATGA
- a CDS encoding aldose 1-epimerase family protein — MKTISNEQLTIQVSPHGAELCSIFANGKEYLWQADPAFWKRHSPVLFPIVGSVWENEYRNEGISYTLTQHGFARDMEFALVTEKEDEVRYRLVSNEETLRKYPFLFCLEIGYRIQGKKIEVMWEVKNTGDKEMYFQIGAHPAFYWPEFDASNSERGFFGFDKENGLKYILISEKGCADPSTEYSLELTDGLLPLNTHTFDKDALILENEQIRKVTLYNKEKQAYLSLHFNAPVVGLWSPPAKNAPFVCIEPWYGRCDRAHYTGEYKDKDWMQHLQPGAIFQGGYTIEIDE, encoded by the coding sequence ATGAAAACAATCTCCAACGAACAACTTACGATTCAAGTATCTCCTCATGGAGCTGAACTTTGCAGTATTTTCGCCAATGGAAAAGAATATCTGTGGCAAGCCGATCCTGCTTTTTGGAAACGTCACTCTCCTGTCCTATTCCCTATTGTTGGGAGTGTATGGGAGAATGAGTATCGAAATGAAGGAATTTCTTATACGCTTACCCAACATGGTTTTGCCCGTGATATGGAGTTCGCACTCGTTACTGAAAAAGAGGATGAAGTACGTTACCGTCTTGTTAGTAATGAAGAGACTTTGCGAAAATATCCGTTTCTATTCTGTCTGGAAATAGGCTATCGCATCCAGGGAAAGAAAATTGAGGTTATGTGGGAAGTAAAGAATACCGGCGACAAGGAAATGTATTTTCAGATTGGTGCACATCCTGCTTTCTATTGGCCAGAATTCGATGCAAGCAATTCTGAAAGAGGGTTCTTCGGATTTGACAAGGAAAACGGTTTGAAATATATTCTCATTTCAGAAAAGGGATGCGCTGATCCTTCTACAGAATATTCTTTAGAGTTGACAGACGGATTGTTACCACTGAACACACATACTTTTGATAAAGATGCTTTGATACTGGAAAACGAACAGATCCGTAAAGTTACCTTATATAATAAGGAGAAACAGGCTTATCTAAGTCTACATTTTAATGCTCCGGTAGTCGGCCTCTGGTCTCCACCTGCAAAGAATGCTCCTTTTGTCTGCATCGAGCCTTGGTACGGACGTTGCGACCGTGCACATTATACTGGTGAATATAAAGATAAAGACTGGATGCAACACTTACAGCCGGGAGCGATATTCCAAGGGGGATATACAATTGAAATTGATGAGTAA
- a CDS encoding DUF4980 domain-containing protein: MKTNPWMKLCKGAILALAVSYGLTYCHTTKSKLTLEQKNDSLTVIHITNPTNYILLPIEEEAAESQVQLDTGEAADTDMDIRLAQTQVDYFVPFALPVGAKTATVRVRNKSKDALCWKEIKLSDTFDTANTEKFRPVYHHTPLYGWMNDANGLVYKDGEYHLYFQYNPYGSKWGNMHWGHSVSKDLMHWEHLAPAIARDTLGHVFSGSSIVDQENVAGYGAGSILAFYTSASDKNGQIQCLAFSKDNGRTFTKYEKNPILRPADGLKDFRDPKVFRYEPEDKWVMIVSADKEMRFYDSKNLKDWNYMSSFGEGYGVQPCQFECSDMVELPVDGDLNRKKWALIVNVNPGCYFGGSATQYFTGDFDGTKFSCDSQPNVTKWLDWGKDHYATVCFSNTGERTIAVPWMSNWQYCNIVPTKQFRSANALPRELSFYTQDGEIYLSAAPVPEIKTLRKEKKEIPAFMVGNDYHIDSLLADNEGAYELALEITAGEAEIMGFSLFNDKGEKVDIYFNLPEKRLVMDRTKSGIVDFGKKSVPHEIEVHDRRKTASINYIDDFALATWAPIKKENKYTLDVFVDKCSVEIFLNGGKVAMTNLIFPSEPYNRMCFYSKGGTFHVDSFNTYRLGL, encoded by the coding sequence ATGAAAACAAACCCTTGGATGAAACTATGTAAAGGTGCAATACTTGCGTTAGCAGTTTCTTACGGACTGACTTATTGCCACACAACTAAAAGCAAGTTGACCTTGGAACAGAAAAACGATAGCCTGACTGTTATCCACATCACCAATCCTACTAATTATATATTGCTTCCTATAGAAGAGGAAGCTGCAGAAAGTCAGGTTCAGCTTGATACGGGAGAGGCTGCGGATACCGATATGGATATTCGTCTGGCGCAGACTCAAGTGGACTATTTCGTTCCATTTGCCTTGCCTGTCGGAGCGAAGACTGCCACCGTGCGTGTCCGTAATAAATCAAAAGACGCACTTTGCTGGAAAGAAATCAAACTATCTGATACTTTTGATACAGCCAATACGGAAAAGTTTCGTCCTGTTTATCATCATACTCCCCTTTATGGCTGGATGAATGATGCCAACGGATTGGTGTATAAAGATGGAGAATATCATTTGTATTTTCAATATAACCCTTATGGTTCCAAATGGGGAAATATGCATTGGGGGCACTCTGTCAGCAAAGACCTGATGCATTGGGAACATCTGGCCCCGGCTATTGCCCGTGACACATTGGGACATGTCTTTTCCGGCAGCTCTATTGTCGATCAGGAGAACGTAGCGGGGTATGGAGCAGGGAGTATTTTGGCTTTCTATACTTCTGCCAGTGATAAAAACGGGCAGATTCAATGTCTTGCTTTTAGCAAAGATAACGGACGAACATTTACTAAATATGAGAAGAACCCCATCTTGAGGCCAGCTGATGGTTTGAAAGATTTCCGCGACCCGAAAGTGTTTCGTTATGAACCGGAAGATAAATGGGTGATGATTGTCTCCGCCGATAAAGAAATGCGTTTTTATGACTCTAAGAATCTGAAGGACTGGAATTATATGAGTAGCTTCGGAGAAGGATACGGGGTACAGCCTTGTCAGTTTGAATGTTCGGACATGGTGGAACTTCCGGTGGATGGAGATCTGAATCGTAAAAAATGGGCGTTGATAGTGAACGTCAATCCGGGATGTTATTTCGGAGGAAGTGCCACTCAATACTTTACAGGAGACTTTGATGGAACGAAATTCAGTTGTGACAGTCAACCGAATGTAACGAAATGGCTGGACTGGGGAAAGGATCATTATGCTACCGTTTGTTTCTCAAATACTGGAGAACGCACAATTGCCGTCCCTTGGATGAGTAACTGGCAATATTGTAACATTGTTCCGACAAAGCAATTCCGTAGTGCTAATGCTCTGCCGCGTGAGTTAAGTTTTTATACACAAGACGGTGAAATTTATCTTTCGGCAGCTCCGGTGCCGGAGATAAAGACTCTGCGAAAAGAAAAGAAAGAGATTCCGGCATTTATGGTTGGTAATGATTATCATATTGATTCTTTATTGGCTGATAATGAAGGTGCGTATGAACTGGCATTGGAGATTACCGCCGGGGAAGCGGAGATTATGGGATTCAGCCTCTTTAATGATAAAGGGGAAAAGGTGGATATCTATTTCAATCTTCCGGAAAAGAGATTGGTAATGGACCGGACGAAAAGTGGTATCGTAGATTTCGGAAAGAAGAGTGTACCTCATGAGATAGAGGTTCACGACCGTAGAAAGACGGCTTCTATCAATTATATAGATGATTTTGCATTAGCTACCTGGGCACCGATAAAGAAAGAGAATAAATATACGTTGGATGTTTTCGTTGATAAATGTTCTGTAGAAATATTCCTGAATGGAGGAAAGGTAGCTATGACTAATCTTATCTTTCCATCGGAACCATACAACCGTATGTGTTTTTATAGCAAAGGAGGTACATTCCATGTCGATTCATTCAATACGTATCGACTAGGTTTATAA